In Dermacentor silvarum isolate Dsil-2018 chromosome 2, BIME_Dsil_1.4, whole genome shotgun sequence, the following proteins share a genomic window:
- the LOC119441866 gene encoding uncharacterized protein LOC119441866 — MKVQVLSSSLACWKLHSREAKKAKLRPEVECCSGERARHITPWWPQWTTLRSTPLPSWRPCTADTATQSAKMTSGNLPPVLSPSEKGSPADMLLELGQFCDVTIEESLESEHCLESRESPVLQEVLVSQASQAHHNRPPSQATLASACSHEQETSESDCSAESRGMKRKNEDEDQLIVNQLGEVSSAIKSCEPPDGLKYFAMSLLKHMREVREERRLAMQIKLLQVVKEFSD, encoded by the exons ATGAAA GTGCAGGTCCTTTCCTCTtcgctagcgtgctggaagctacacagcagGGAAGCCAAGAAGGCAAAGCTCCGGCCAGAAGTTGAGTGTTGCAGTGGCGAAAGGGCTCGTCACATCACCCCGTGGTGGCCACAGTGGACTACACTACGCAGCACACCGCTGCCATCTTGGAGGCCGTGCACCGCAGACACAGCTACACAGAGTGCAAAGAT GACATCCGGCAATCTTCCCCCAGTGCTCTCGCCAAGTGAGAAGGGAAGTCCAGCTGACATGTTGCTGGAGCTGGGCCAGTTTTGTGACGTAACAATTGAG GAGTCTCTGGAATCTGAACACTGCTTGGAATCACGAGAGTCGCCAGTGCTCCAAGAAGTGCTGGTATCCCAGGCTTCCCAGGCCCACCACAACAGGCCACCATCGCAAGCAACTCTAGCTTCGGCATGCAGTCATGAGCAAGAGACATCAGAAAGCGATTGTTCTGCAGAATCAAGGGGAATGAAAAGGAAAAATGAAGACGAGGATCAGTTAATAGTAAACCAATTAGGCGAGGTCTCTAGTGCCATCAAATCGTGCGAACCACCGGACGGCCTGAAATATTTTGCAATGTCTCTGCTCAAGCACATGAGAGAAGTCagagaagaaagacgtcttgctATGCAAATCAAGTTGTTGCAAGTTGTAAAGGAATTTAGTGATTAG
- the LOC119441865 gene encoding biogenesis of lysosome-related organelles complex 1 subunit 4-like: protein MEESAAGLDDGASSENGQTRQLLEELAADYSQFFRVDICNDKRILDEGIDELLARLDEFTGLINMVRSDDTLCLTHTLPDICEKSKGLEQVYDRIDALEKFVGVVRESVDAMEEKVTEAENAFGGSTVKKFLSSLPSPLFAKKPAPQYKKQLRYEEPDIFRCSDYLSTVSADDPLPTSVSNFSLDTSASDRSVEDDRTPLSPVD from the coding sequence ATGGAGGAGTCCGCAGCTGGGCTGGATGACGGTGCATCGTCAGAAAACGGACAAACTCGTCAGCTCTTGGAAGAACTCGCTGCCGACTACAGCCAGTTCTTTAGGGTGGACATATGCAACGACAAGCGCATATTAGACGAAGGCATCGATGAGCTGCTGGCGCGGCTCGACGAGTTCACGGGCCTCATCAATATGGTACGCAGCGACGACACCTTGTGTTTGACACACACGCTTCCGGACATCTGCGAGAAAAGCAAAGGTTTGGAACAGGTGTACGACCGAATCGACGCGCTGGAGAAGTTCGTTGGTGTGGTTCGCGAAAGTGTGGACGCGATGGAGGAGAAGGTTACGGAAGCTGAGAACGCCTTCGGTGGCAGTACCGTCAAAAAGTTCCTCTCAAGTCTTCCTTCTCCGTTGTTTGCCAAGAAACCCGCTCCGCAGTACAAGAAGCAACTGCGCTACGAAGAACCGGATATATTTCGCTGTTCGGACTATCTATCGACCGTCTCGGCGGATGACCCGTTACCGACGAGCGTGTCAAATTTCTCTCTCGATACCTCTGCGAGTGACCGCAGCGTTGAAGATGACAGGACACCACTGAGTCCAGTCGACTAG